In one Streptomyces marincola genomic region, the following are encoded:
- a CDS encoding pyridoxamine 5'-phosphate oxidase family protein, which produces MTATRPLTELDPRFSTPGATPAAWAEARDALTAAEVFWLSTVRPDGRPHVTPLIAVLLDDVLLHDVLLHDALVFTTGARERKARNLAADPRVVLTTGTNALGHGLDIVVEGTARRVREGAFLERVARAYRDKYGEDWAFTPRDGELHHEEGGAALAYAVAPEVAFGFRKGAFSQTRWRFSTEAGDGTA; this is translated from the coding sequence ATGACGGCCACGCGACCACTGACGGAACTCGACCCGCGCTTCAGCACGCCGGGCGCGACGCCCGCCGCCTGGGCGGAGGCGCGCGACGCGCTCACCGCCGCGGAGGTCTTCTGGCTCTCGACCGTGCGGCCCGACGGCCGCCCGCACGTGACGCCGCTGATCGCCGTGCTGCTCGACGACGTGCTGCTCCACGACGTGCTGCTCCACGACGCGCTGGTGTTCACCACGGGCGCCCGCGAACGCAAGGCGCGCAACCTGGCGGCCGACCCGCGGGTGGTCCTGACCACCGGCACCAACGCGCTGGGCCACGGCCTCGACATCGTCGTCGAGGGCACCGCGCGGCGGGTGCGCGAGGGGGCGTTCCTCGAACGCGTCGCGCGGGCGTACCGGGACAAGTACGGCGAGGACTGGGCGTTCACCCCGCGGGACGGGGAGCTGCACCACGAGGAGGGCGGGGCCGCGCTGGCCTACGCGGTGGCCCCCGAGGTGGCGTTCGGGTTCCGCAAGGGCGCTTTCAGCCAGACCCGTTGGCGCTTTTCAACTGAGGCGGGCGACGGGACGGCATGA
- a CDS encoding HEAT repeat domain-containing protein translates to MNDTCTAGAAAGDAGRADGTWVVDPLLGILTDEDSPVPWTEAAAMLRRVGEPALMPLAEAIANARTPTAARRAEWAFSGLDVPSAEAYAPALAHAHPRVREAAAHALQRRGPDALPAAGLLLPLLADPDERVRASAKWALTDTGPGVLPLLRAARRGRAPAGVRAALLELLAAVGGPAALDARDAAAVRRLIRIRARGEVPEPMHLCGPWFALSTDDLGAVLGAFGLSGAERVTMRLGASAWRHDQHASAPHARCSRVYVSPVLDGWTLVFGTATGEPHPRGDEPPGPVVRARCAELSRRFGAAHWYGVCCADEWSAWCLAEGGEVVRYYDAAHPEQTVGVPHPAEPADALPHEAGDSFAGIDALVTAAFLASYEAVARDLGIAAPRTAALVAGGASVNPLALGPRTRVEGGASLALTECGRAAGHPPGALRI, encoded by the coding sequence ATGAACGACACGTGCACCGCGGGGGCGGCGGCCGGGGACGCCGGGCGGGCCGACGGCACCTGGGTCGTCGACCCGCTGCTCGGCATTCTGACGGACGAGGACTCGCCGGTGCCGTGGACGGAGGCGGCGGCGATGCTGCGCCGCGTCGGCGAGCCGGCGCTCATGCCGCTCGCCGAGGCCATCGCGAACGCCAGGACGCCCACCGCGGCCCGGCGCGCCGAGTGGGCCTTCTCCGGCCTCGACGTGCCGTCCGCCGAGGCGTACGCGCCGGCGCTGGCGCACGCGCACCCGCGCGTGCGCGAGGCCGCCGCGCACGCCCTCCAACGGCGCGGCCCGGACGCGCTGCCCGCGGCCGGGCTGCTGCTCCCGCTGCTCGCCGACCCGGACGAGCGCGTCAGGGCGAGCGCGAAGTGGGCGCTGACGGACACCGGGCCCGGCGTGCTGCCGCTGCTGCGCGCGGCCCGGCGCGGCCGTGCGCCGGCCGGGGTGCGGGCCGCGCTGCTCGAACTGCTCGCGGCGGTCGGCGGCCCGGCCGCGCTCGACGCGCGCGACGCGGCGGCCGTGCGGCGGCTGATCCGCATCAGGGCGCGGGGCGAGGTGCCCGAACCCATGCACCTGTGCGGGCCGTGGTTCGCGCTGTCCACGGACGACTTGGGAGCGGTGCTCGGCGCGTTCGGGCTCTCGGGCGCCGAGCGGGTCACCATGCGCCTGGGCGCCTCGGCCTGGCGGCACGACCAGCACGCGAGCGCGCCGCACGCGCGGTGCTCCCGGGTCTACGTCAGCCCGGTCCTCGACGGCTGGACGCTGGTCTTCGGCACCGCGACCGGCGAGCCGCACCCGCGCGGCGACGAGCCGCCCGGGCCCGTGGTGCGCGCCCGGTGCGCGGAGCTGAGCCGGCGCTTCGGCGCGGCCCACTGGTACGGGGTGTGCTGCGCCGACGAGTGGTCGGCGTGGTGCCTCGCGGAAGGGGGCGAGGTGGTCAGGTACTACGACGCGGCGCACCCGGAGCAGACCGTCGGCGTCCCGCATCCGGCCGAGCCGGCCGACGCGCTGCCGCACGAGGCGGGCGACTCGTTCGCGGGCATCGACGCGCTGGTGACGGCGGCGTTCCTCGCCTCGTACGAGGCGGTCGCCCGGGACCTCGGCATCGCGGCGCCGCGCACGGCGGCGCTCGTGGCGGGCGGCGCCTCCGTGAACCCGCTGGCCCTGGGCCCGCGCACGCGCGTCGAGGGCGGCGCGTCGCTCGCGCTCACGGAGTGCGGCCGGGCCGCCGGCCACCCGCCGGGGGCCCTGCGGATCTGA
- a CDS encoding SDR family oxidoreductase, producing MSIRTARAGLAGQTVVVTGAARGIGAALARHLSARGARLALVGLEADELARVAGSLPGECAHWHADVTDAAAMREAAAGIVRRFGRIDTVVANAGVATGGPFADADEATWRRVIEVNVIGSAVTCRAFLPALVDSRGYFLQIASFAAMAPAPLMTAYCASKSGVEAFAHSLRAEVAPSGVRVGVGYLSWTDTDMVRGADEDAVLAEMRARLPWPANRTGPLEPAVRRLADGVARRAAHVYGQGWLRAAVPVRGFLPALVGGRLGQREMRRVAPRLSGTRRRGLVGAGGAAAERERHPGTAAGDAAVGEAVRDAGGAAD from the coding sequence GTGAGCATCCGCACCGCACGCGCCGGCCTGGCAGGGCAGACCGTGGTCGTCACCGGAGCCGCCCGCGGCATCGGCGCCGCGCTCGCCAGGCACCTGTCCGCCCGGGGCGCGCGCCTGGCGCTCGTCGGGCTCGAAGCGGACGAGCTGGCCCGCGTCGCCGGCTCCCTGCCGGGGGAGTGCGCGCACTGGCACGCGGACGTCACCGACGCCGCCGCCATGCGCGAGGCCGCGGCGGGGATCGTCCGGCGCTTCGGCCGGATCGACACGGTCGTCGCGAACGCGGGCGTCGCGACCGGCGGGCCGTTCGCCGACGCGGACGAGGCCACGTGGCGGCGGGTCATCGAGGTCAACGTCATCGGCTCGGCCGTCACGTGCCGCGCGTTCCTGCCCGCGCTCGTGGACAGCCGGGGCTACTTCCTCCAGATCGCCTCGTTCGCCGCCATGGCACCCGCCCCGCTGATGACCGCGTACTGCGCGTCGAAGTCGGGCGTCGAGGCGTTCGCGCACAGCCTGCGCGCCGAGGTCGCCCCGTCCGGGGTCCGCGTCGGCGTCGGGTACCTGAGCTGGACCGACACCGACATGGTGCGTGGCGCGGACGAGGACGCCGTGCTCGCCGAGATGCGCGCGCGGCTGCCCTGGCCGGCGAACCGCACCGGCCCGCTCGAACCGGCCGTCCGGCGGCTCGCCGACGGCGTGGCGCGCCGCGCCGCGCACGTGTACGGCCAGGGCTGGCTGCGGGCCGCGGTGCCCGTGCGCGGGTTCCTGCCCGCGCTCGTCGGCGGGCGGCTCGGGCAGCGCGAGATGCGGCGGGTCGCGCCGCGGCTGTCCGGGACGAGGCGCCGGGGCCTGGTCGGGGCCGGCGGCGCGGCGGCGGAACGGGAGCGCCACCCGGGAACGGCCGCCGGGGACGCGGCGGTTGGGGAGGCGGTGCGGGACGCGGGCGGTGCCGCGGACTGA
- a CDS encoding alpha/beta fold hydrolase yields MPETHAPAEELTVVSTGGARLHTEVRGPADAPAVVLVHGWTCDTRFWRPLTRRLLPDHRVIAYDQRGHGRTPATPGSCSPEALADDLCAVLDAILEPGRRAVLAGHSMGAMTVVAAAGRPVLRERAAAALLCSTGVDRLAGESTVLPLRPGRARLTGQRFLLGAAVPFGPVNPVARRLVHHITLGPAATPELRDAVARMVLACPRRSRAEWGRVLAGLDLAHRAEALTLPVTLVHGSADRLTPPVHAHRLAARLPHVAGPHELPGIGHMTPVEAPDRIAEHLRALTKEHL; encoded by the coding sequence GTGCCTGAGACCCACGCCCCCGCCGAGGAACTGACCGTCGTCTCCACCGGCGGCGCCCGCCTGCACACGGAGGTGCGCGGCCCGGCCGACGCGCCGGCCGTGGTCCTCGTCCACGGCTGGACCTGCGACACCAGGTTCTGGCGCCCGCTGACGCGCCGGCTGCTGCCGGACCACCGCGTCATCGCCTACGACCAGCGCGGCCACGGCCGCACGCCCGCGACGCCGGGCAGCTGCTCGCCCGAGGCGCTCGCGGACGACCTGTGCGCCGTTCTCGACGCCATCCTGGAACCCGGTCGGCGCGCGGTGCTCGCCGGGCACTCCATGGGCGCCATGACCGTGGTCGCCGCCGCCGGCCGCCCCGTGCTGCGCGAACGCGCCGCCGCCGCCCTGCTGTGCAGCACCGGCGTCGACCGGCTCGCGGGCGAGTCCACCGTCCTGCCGCTGCGCCCCGGCCGCGCCCGCCTGACCGGGCAGCGGTTCCTCCTCGGCGCGGCGGTCCCGTTCGGCCCGGTCAACCCGGTCGCCCGGCGGCTGGTCCACCACATCACCCTGGGGCCCGCGGCCACGCCGGAGCTGCGCGACGCGGTCGCGCGCATGGTGCTCGCGTGCCCGCGCCGATCGCGCGCCGAGTGGGGGCGCGTGCTGGCCGGACTCGACCTGGCCCACCGGGCGGAGGCGCTGACCCTGCCCGTCACGCTCGTCCACGGCTCCGCCGACCGGCTCACGCCCCCGGTGCACGCCCACCGCCTCGCCGCCCGGCTGCCCCACGTGGCCGGCCCGCACGAACTGCCCGGCATCGGGCACATGACCCCCGTCGAGGCGCCCGACCGGATCGCGGAGCACCTGCGCGCCCTCACCAAGGAGCACCTGTGA
- a CDS encoding flavin-containing monooxygenase: MHVRVAVIGAGFGGLGAAVRLRRMGVTDFVVLERADAIGGAWRDNTYPGCACDVPSHLYSFSFAPNPHWPRNFSGQPHIRAYLERVADAFGLRPHIRLGSEVVSARWDADELRWALDTTGGPLTADVLVSATGPLSEPMLPEVPGLDGFPGHVFHSARWDHGHELRGRRVAVVGTGASAVQFVPRIEREVTELTVFQRTPPWVIPRADRPITGLERWLHARLPATGTARRGLLWSVRELQVGTFAKHPGRMRAVEQLALLHMRRAVRDPGLRRRLTPDYRIGCKRILLSNDWYPALTRPHVRVIDSGLREVRGSTLVASDGRETRADTLIFGTGFHVTDLPIAERVKGSRGTTLAEEWRDGMAALRGTTAAGFPNFLTIIGPNTGLGNSSMILMIEAQLSYLADYLRTLDRLAPRGRAALTPRPGAVAAWNDRLQRRLARSVWNSGGCHSWYLDANGRNTTVWPGTTGEFRRATRAVDTDEYEVLTRA, translated from the coding sequence ATGCACGTAAGGGTGGCGGTGATCGGCGCCGGGTTCGGCGGGCTCGGCGCGGCGGTGCGGCTGCGCCGCATGGGCGTCACGGACTTCGTCGTACTCGAACGCGCCGACGCGATCGGCGGGGCCTGGCGGGACAACACCTATCCGGGCTGCGCCTGCGACGTGCCCTCGCACCTGTACTCGTTCTCGTTCGCGCCCAACCCGCACTGGCCGCGCAACTTCTCCGGACAGCCGCACATCCGGGCCTACCTGGAACGCGTCGCCGACGCCTTCGGCCTGCGCCCCCACATCCGCCTCGGCTCCGAGGTGGTCTCGGCCCGCTGGGACGCCGACGAACTGCGCTGGGCCCTCGACACCACGGGCGGCCCGCTCACCGCCGACGTCCTCGTCTCCGCCACGGGCCCGCTGTCCGAGCCGATGCTGCCCGAGGTGCCCGGGCTCGACGGCTTCCCCGGCCACGTCTTCCACTCCGCCCGCTGGGACCACGGGCACGAGCTGCGCGGTCGGCGCGTGGCCGTCGTCGGCACCGGCGCGTCCGCCGTCCAGTTCGTGCCGCGCATCGAACGGGAGGTCACCGAGCTGACCGTGTTCCAGCGCACGCCGCCCTGGGTCATCCCGCGCGCCGACCGGCCGATCACGGGCCTCGAACGGTGGCTGCACGCCCGGCTGCCCGCCACCGGAACGGCGCGCCGCGGGCTGCTGTGGAGTGTCAGGGAACTCCAGGTCGGCACGTTCGCCAAGCACCCGGGCCGGATGCGGGCCGTCGAACAACTCGCCCTGCTGCACATGCGGCGCGCCGTCAGGGACCCCGGGCTGCGGCGGCGCCTCACCCCCGACTACCGCATCGGCTGCAAGCGCATCCTGCTCTCCAACGACTGGTACCCCGCGCTCACCAGGCCGCACGTGCGCGTGATCGACAGCGGGCTGCGCGAGGTGCGCGGCAGTACGCTCGTCGCCTCGGACGGCCGCGAGACGCGGGCCGACACCCTCATCTTCGGCACCGGCTTCCACGTCACCGACCTGCCGATCGCCGAACGCGTCAAGGGCAGCAGGGGCACGACGCTCGCCGAGGAGTGGCGCGACGGCATGGCCGCGCTGCGCGGCACCACGGCGGCCGGCTTCCCGAACTTCCTCACGATCATCGGGCCCAACACCGGACTCGGGAACAGCTCGATGATCCTCATGATCGAGGCCCAGCTCTCCTACCTGGCCGACTACCTCCGCACGCTCGACCGGCTGGCCCCCCGGGGGCGCGCCGCGCTGACCCCGCGCCCCGGCGCGGTCGCCGCCTGGAACGACCGCCTCCAGCGGCGGCTGGCCCGTTCGGTGTGGAACAGCGGCGGCTGCCACAGCTGGTACCTGGACGCGAACGGCCGCAACACCACCGTGTGGCCCGGCACCACCGGCGAGTTCCGCCGCGCCACCCGGGCCGTCGACACCGACGAGTACGAGGTGCTGACCCGTGCCTGA
- a CDS encoding MerR family transcriptional regulator: MAAQGEERTADGAAGPREYRAAELAEAAGITQRTLRFYRERRLLPPPRRQGRVAWYGEQHLARLRTISALLARGHTLGGIAQLIEAFAEGADAGRTAELLGLAEPSPWAEEERVRLTPQDLAAYFAGETDPELLASALRTGWIAVDGDDVVHLSRDLLDASSALVDEGIPLAALLAAGRELRAHADALADVFTELLRRHVLPELLATGERRDPLGDEDVKRLTQALERLRPLAKQAVYAEVSLALDRRLRAELDRG; encoded by the coding sequence GTGGCGGCACAGGGCGAGGAGCGGACGGCGGACGGCGCGGCCGGTCCCCGCGAGTACCGCGCGGCCGAACTCGCCGAGGCCGCTGGCATCACGCAACGGACGCTGCGCTTCTACCGCGAACGCCGGCTGCTGCCGCCGCCGCGCCGCCAGGGCCGCGTCGCGTGGTACGGCGAGCAGCACCTGGCGCGCCTGCGCACGATCTCGGCGCTGCTGGCGCGCGGGCACACGCTGGGCGGCATCGCCCAGCTGATCGAGGCGTTCGCCGAGGGCGCCGACGCCGGGCGGACGGCGGAGCTGCTCGGGCTCGCGGAGCCGTCCCCGTGGGCCGAGGAGGAACGGGTCAGGCTGACCCCGCAGGACCTGGCGGCCTACTTCGCGGGCGAGACCGATCCCGAGCTGCTGGCCAGCGCGCTGCGGACCGGGTGGATCGCGGTGGACGGCGACGACGTGGTGCACCTGAGCCGCGACCTGCTCGACGCGTCCTCGGCGCTGGTCGACGAGGGCATCCCGCTGGCCGCGCTGCTCGCGGCGGGCAGGGAGCTGCGCGCGCACGCGGACGCGCTGGCCGACGTGTTCACGGAGCTGCTGCGCCGCCACGTGCTGCCGGAGCTGCTTGCGACTGGCGAGCGCCGGGACCCGCTCGGCGACGAGGACGTGAAACGGCTCACGCAGGCGCTGGAACGGCTGCGCCCGCTGGCGAAGCAGGCCGTGTACGCGGAGGTCTCGCTCGCGCTCGACCGCAGGCTGCGGGCGGAGCTCGACCGGGGGTGA
- a CDS encoding GNAT family N-acetyltransferase: protein MHLLPVRFDHPDAVKLNDLVQAEYVERYGDGDVTPLDATMFDPPRGIYLLAYDDAGRPVATGGWRAREAADGYADGDAEIKRMFVVREARGRGLARRILARLEESAREAGRARVVLETGTMQPEAIGLYESSGYLLLDEAEKFGAYRDSPTSRCFVKALKAAQPL from the coding sequence ATGCACCTTCTGCCTGTGCGTTTCGACCACCCGGACGCCGTGAAACTGAACGACCTCGTGCAGGCCGAGTACGTCGAACGCTACGGCGACGGCGACGTCACCCCGCTCGACGCGACGATGTTCGACCCGCCCCGGGGCATCTACCTGCTCGCCTACGACGACGCTGGACGCCCGGTGGCCACCGGCGGCTGGCGGGCCAGGGAGGCGGCGGACGGGTACGCCGACGGCGACGCGGAGATCAAGCGGATGTTCGTCGTCCGCGAGGCGCGCGGACGCGGCCTGGCCCGGCGCATCCTGGCCCGCCTTGAGGAGTCCGCCCGGGAGGCGGGGCGCGCCCGCGTGGTGCTGGAGACCGGCACGATGCAGCCGGAAGCGATCGGGCTCTACGAGAGCAGCGGCTACCTGCTGCTCGACGAGGCGGAGAAGTTCGGCGCGTACCGGGACTCGCCCACCAGCCGCTGCTTCGTCAAGGCGCTCAAGGCCGCGCAGCCGCTCTGA